In Aegilops tauschii subsp. strangulata cultivar AL8/78 chromosome 3, Aet v6.0, whole genome shotgun sequence, one genomic interval encodes:
- the LOC141042651 gene encoding BTB/POZ and MATH domain-containing protein 3-like has protein sequence MSSSTKPMSALVSALRSAGRQHLTASTVAAREPITGSHVFRIHGYKQIRKTVPNGTVVESPAFDVGGHRWKVQCYPNGDRKEADGSTSIFLTSLGDATAEFKLSVLDHDGEPSVNGAVQQQRYSANRYWGWIKFLDKENPNHNKHLEDDCLTILCDVTVDPGLRAQAEVAAAPPFDLRGQLAEALWNKHPADVEARPSPRTGGCWRPGPPSSGPTSRATPPASYVSTTWTRSCVLIFGLQNFGRNYKSNFEFSDKIWP, from the coding sequence ATGTCGTCGTCGACCAAGCCAATGTCGGCGCTGGTGTCCGCCCTGCGCAGCGCCGGGCGGCAGCACCTCACCGCGTCCACCGTCGCCGCAAGGGAGCCCATCACCGGCTCCCACGTGTTCCGGATCCACGGCTACAAGCAGATCAGGAAAACGGTCCCGAACGGCACGGTGGTCGAGTCACCCGCGTTCGACGTCGGCGGCCACCGCTGGAAAGTACAGTGCTACCCGAACGGCGACCGCAAAGAGGCCGACGGCTCCACGTCCATCTTCCTTACCAGCCTCGGCGACGCGACGGCAGAGTTCAAGCTTAGCGTGCTCGACCACGACGGGGAGCCCTCGGTCAATGGAGCCGTGCAGCAGCAACGCTACTCGGCTAATCGCTACTGGGGCTGGATAAAGTTCCTCGACAAGGAAAATCCCAACCATAATAAGCATCTCGAGGATGATTGCCTCACGATCCTTTGCGACGTCACCGTTGACCCCGGGCTGCGGGCGCAAGccgaggtggcggcggcgccgcCGTTCGACCTGCGCGGGCAGCTTGCGGAAGCCCTCTGGAACAAGCACCCAGCCGACGTGGAGGCGAGACCTTCGCCGCGCACCGGTGGGTGCTGGAGGCCCGGTCCCCCGTCTTCAGGGCCGACCTCGAGGGCAACGCCACCGGCGAGCTACGTGTCGACGACATGGACGCGGAGCTGCGTTTTGATTTTCGGTTTGCAAAATTTCGGACGAAATTACAAATCAAATTTTGAATTTTCAGATAAAATTTGGCCGTAA
- the LOC141042650 gene encoding BTB/POZ and MATH domain-containing protein 2-like, which produces MPDNQLPDMMNQQLDQAEATSTAERLLVAADRHGLEDLKRACEKALRPRVDMGSVAAMLALAERHGCAVLKEACMEFLHCPGNLKSFMATDGFEQLRTSCPAAALELVIKQLP; this is translated from the coding sequence ATGCCGGACAACCAACTTCCTGACATGATGAACCAGCAACTCGATCAGGCCGAGGCAACGTCGACGGCGGAGCGGCTGCTCGTGGCGGCGGACAGGCACGGGCTGGAGGACCTGAAGCGCGCCTGCGAGAAGGCGCTGCGGCCGCGCGTGGACATGGGCTCTGTGGCCGCCATGCTGGCGCTGGCTGAGCGGCATGGCTGCGCCGTGCTCAAGGAGGCGTGCATGGAGTTCCTCCATTGTCCCGGTAATCTGAAATCATTCATGGCGACCGATGGATTTGAGCAGCTCAGGACAAGCTGCCCTGCTGCGGCGCTGGAGCTCGTCATCAAACAGTTGCCGTGA
- the LOC109771635 gene encoding BTB/POZ and MATH domain-containing protein 2-like encodes MSSSMKPMSALLSTLRRAGRQHLTASTVGARPRVIGSHVLRIHGYTHVKQTVPNGEAVESATFHVGGRACRIKCYPNGSGKKHYGYTSLFLTSLHDAGTVGLQLSLLDRDGRPSLTRATEQRRFWIGDSAGWGWKDFVKNDDLVEGEHLVDDCLTVLCDVTIHDPSLHAEEVAAPAAAEPFDLRGELGETMWNETDVTIHVGDETFPAHRSVLEAASPVFKADLENNATGKVRVDDMDAQVFKTLLQFMYTGSLPDKNQLEADAATAERLLVAADRYALEKIKAVCEEALCPRVDMGSVGAMLALAERHGCAVLKKACMEFLSIPGNLLSFMTTKGFEELKRTHLRCWSFS; translated from the coding sequence ATGTCGTCGTCGATGAAGCCAATGTCGGCGCTGCTGTCCACCCTGCGCCGGGCCGGCCGGCAGCACCTCACGGCGTCCACCGTCGGCGCGAGGCCGCGCGTCATCGGCTCCCACGTCCTCCGAATCCACGGCTACACGCACGTGAAGCAGACGGTCCCCAACGGCGAGGCGGTGGAGTCAGCCACGTTCCACGTCGGCGGCCGCGCCTGCCGGATCAAGTGCTATCCGAACGGCAGCGGCAAGAAACACTACGGCTACACGTCCCTCTTCCTCACCAGCCTCCACGACGCCGGCACGGTGGGCCTCCAGCTCAGCCTGCTCGACCGGGACGGGAGGCCGTCGCTCACCCGAGCCACGGAACAACGACGCTTCTGGATCGGCGACAGCGCGGGCTGGGGTTGGAAAGATTTCGTCAAGAACGACGATCTGGTCGAGGGAGAGCACCTCGTGGACGACTGCCTCACGGTCCTCTGCGACGTCACCATCCACGACCCTTCCTTGCACGCCGAGGAGGTTGCCGCGCCGGCAGCGGCCGAGCCGTTCGACCTACGTGGGGAGCTCGGGGAGACCATGTGGAACGAGACGGACGTGACGATCCACGTCGGCGACGAGACGTTCCCGGCGCACCGGTCGGTGCTGGAGGCTGCGTCCCCCGTCTTCAAGGCGGACCTCGAGAACAACGCCACCGGCAAGGTACGCGTCGACGACATGGACGCCCAGGTGTTCAAGACCCTGCTCCAGTTCATGTACACGGGCTCGCTGCCTGACAAGAACCAGCTCGAGGCGGACGCCGCGACGGCGGAGCGGCTGCTCGTGGCGGCGGACAGGTACGCGCTGGAGAAGATAAAAGCTGTCTGCGAGGAGGCGCTGTGCCCGCGCGTCGACATGGGCTCCGTGGGCGCCATGCTGGCGTTGGCGGAGCGGCATGGATGCGCCGTCCTGAAGAAGGCGTGCATGGAGTTCCTCTCAATTCCCGGTAACCTATTGTCATTCATGACGACCAAGGGTTTTGAGGAGCTCAAGAGAACCCATCTACGGTGCTGGAGCTTCTCGTGA
- the LOC109777213 gene encoding uncharacterized protein: MVLGGCGNVADGARADQFNGGSSTGQRQQHGGRPLDWEGDGTANRSGSGNHDASAGGSQSSGKDLETQVEKETQASVGNLETCRSGRLVRKKVKEVNSLYS; this comes from the exons ATGGTGCTCGGCGGCTGCGGCAACGTAGCTGATGGAGCGCGAGCCGACCAGTTCAACGGAGGCAGTAGCACGGGGCAGCGGCAGCAGCATGGAGGGCGTCCGCTTGACTGGGAAG GTGATGGAACTGCAAATAGGAGTGGCAGCGGCAACCATGATGCAAGTGCAGGTGGTTCCCAAAGCTCCGGGAAAG ATCTGGAGACACAAGTCGAAAAGGAGACACAAGCAAGCGTTGGCAATTTGGAGACTTGTAGATCTGGACGACTAGTTAGGAAGAAGGTCAAGGAAGTCAACAGCCTCTACTCATAG